One Helianthus annuus cultivar XRQ/B chromosome 12, HanXRQr2.0-SUNRISE, whole genome shotgun sequence genomic region harbors:
- the LOC110893961 gene encoding serine carboxypeptidase 24-like — protein MSILVICLVFTSIITNTLSLTQEQENDRITALPGQPEVAFSQFSGYITVHKKQGRALFYWLVEAAAPNPLLKPLVLWLNGGPGCSSIAYGASEEIGPFRINKNASSLSLNQYSWNKEANILFLESPAGVGFSYTNTSSNLKDSGDKRTASDALKFLKRWMSRFPQYKYREFYISGESYAGHYVPQLAQKIHNYNKNHHDPIINLKGFIVGNAVTDNKYDNIGTVEYWWTHSIISDTTYKTIKNSCNFTSPKYNEKCDNAINYAWNHEFGEIDQYSIYTPSCNKSSGNVTLSRLKNTLVRRRVSGYDPCVERRAEKYYNRPEVQHAMHANYTRIPYKWTACSDDLLENWKDSQFSMLPTYKKLIAAGYRIWVFSGDTDSVVPVTATRLSLSHLNLTVKTRWYPWYINGQVGGWTEEYDGLTFATVRGAGHEVPLFQPERGYLLFESFLAGKNLPRS, from the exons ATGAGTATCCTTGTTATTTGTCTGGTCTTCACTTCCATAATCACCAACACACTTTCATTAACTCAAGAACAAGAAAATGACCGAATTACCGCGTTGCCAGGGCAGCCGGAGGTGGCATTTTCGCAGTTTTCCGGCTACATTACCGTCCACAAGAAACAAGGTCGAGCCCTTTTCTACTGGTTAGTTGAAGCTGCAGCTCCCAATCCACTCCTCAAGCCTCTTGTACTTTGGCTAAATGGAG GACCGGGTTGCTCATCAATAGCATATGGAGCATCAGAAGAAATTGGACCATTTAGAATTAACAAGAATGCATCTTCCCTCTCTCTCAATCAATATTCTTGGAACAAAG AGGCAAATATTCTATTTCTTGAGTCTCCGGCTGGTGTTGGTTTCTCGTACACGAATACAAGCTCCAACCTCAAAGACTCGGGTGACAAGAGGACGG CTAGTGATGCGCTAAAATTCCTCAAAAGATGGATGTCAAGATTTCCACAATACAAGTATAGAGAGTTCTACATATCTGGAGAGAGTTATGCAG GTCATTATGTTCCTCAACTAGCCCAGAAAATCCATAACTACAACAAGAATCACCATGATCCAATCATCAATCTTAAAGGGTTCATA GTAGGGAATGCCGTGACAGATAACAAATATGATAACATTGGCACAGTAGAATATTGGTGGACTCATTCAATTATATCAGACACAACCTACAAAACAATTAAGAATTCTTGCAATTTCACATCACCAAAATACAACGAAAAATGCGATAATGCGATAAACTATGCGTGGAATCATGAGTTCGGAGAGATTGACCAGTATAGTATTTATACACCATCTTGTAACAAATCATCAGGTAATGTTACATTAAGCAGGCTCAAGAACACGCTGGTGCGTAGACGCGTATCAGGATATGATCCATGCGTTGAGAGGCGAGCCGAGAAGTATTATAACCGGCCTGAGGTACAACACGCAATGCATGCTAATTACACAAGGATTCCATATAAGTGGACTGCTTGCag TGATGACCTTTTGGAAAACTGGAAGGATTCTCAGTTTTCGATGCTACCAACATACAAGAAACTAATAGCGGCTGGTTATAGAATATGGGTGTTTAG TGGAGATACAGATTCGGTTGTACCAGTTACTGCAACGCGATTATCGTTGAGCCATCTCAATCTAACGGTTAAGACCCGATGGTACCCGTGGTATATAAATGGCCAG GTAGGGGGATGGACTGAAGAGTATGATGGGCTAACGTTCGCAACGGTTAGGGGAGCGGGTCATGAAGTCCCATTGTTTCAGCCTGAAAGGGGATATCTTCTATTCGAATCGTTCTTGGCTGGCAAAAACTTGCCAAGGTCATGA